In Desulfovibrio oxyclinae DSM 11498, one genomic interval encodes:
- a CDS encoding phage tail protein has product MGGAVIAVAASVAGTAAASAVSGAVLSAVVGGVVTAAVTFAGSALLGSGKKPNMDMPSFNERGGGMSQMVRQPVTSWKYAYGRVRTSGPMTFIHSNGDKNKNLYIIFPLAAGEIDAVEELYLDDELVELSEDGAATNSRWLKDGSAHVFCDFHLGAPDQTANQRFMDECDGKWTVDHRMRGIAYAALKLVYDQKMFPGGIPNPTVVYRGRKVLDPRSGTTLWTENAALCIRDYLLTPEELGGYGVPPDRINEDSFRAAANICDEEVPLKNGGTEPRYTCNGVVDTEGEPFQILSDMLSSCGGSLDVAGGRWNLRVASASPVVADVRQSMARASVSVQPRRNRTDLFNAVRGTFICVEQKWQPTDYPFVTNDEYVQQDGGHVIYTELDLPFTRYPATAQRLAKMYLERHRLQSTVDFPGNLSLLPLVPGEPVNLHLPECWEGGAKYRIAEWRLADDGLGVDLTLQQDDDRAYQWDPEVDEQDMPEAPEVEAPNGADTTPPSPVEELAVSGGSGQATITWICPMDEDFERSRVYRHTADDYAAAELAGLVYSLPGENAGWTDTGLAAGTYYYWVRTEDETENRSEYGVAVSAVVT; this is encoded by the coding sequence ATGGGCGGTGCAGTCATTGCGGTGGCCGCGTCCGTGGCCGGGACCGCTGCGGCGTCCGCGGTTTCGGGCGCGGTCCTTTCCGCCGTTGTGGGCGGGGTGGTCACGGCGGCGGTCACGTTTGCCGGTTCCGCCCTGCTCGGCTCCGGCAAGAAGCCGAACATGGACATGCCGAGCTTCAACGAACGGGGCGGCGGCATGTCGCAGATGGTGCGCCAGCCCGTCACGAGCTGGAAATACGCCTACGGACGCGTGCGGACGTCCGGCCCCATGACCTTCATCCACTCCAACGGCGACAAGAACAAGAACCTCTACATCATCTTTCCCCTTGCCGCCGGGGAAATCGACGCGGTCGAGGAGCTGTACCTCGACGACGAGCTCGTGGAACTCAGCGAGGACGGCGCCGCTACCAACAGCCGGTGGCTCAAGGACGGCAGCGCCCACGTCTTCTGCGACTTCCACCTCGGCGCCCCGGACCAGACCGCGAACCAGCGGTTCATGGACGAATGCGACGGCAAGTGGACCGTGGACCACCGGATGCGCGGCATTGCCTACGCGGCGCTGAAGCTGGTCTACGACCAGAAGATGTTTCCCGGCGGCATCCCGAACCCCACCGTGGTCTATCGCGGCCGCAAGGTACTGGACCCCCGCAGCGGAACCACCCTGTGGACCGAGAACGCGGCCCTGTGCATCCGCGACTACCTGCTCACGCCCGAAGAGCTGGGCGGCTACGGCGTACCTCCGGATCGGATCAACGAAGATTCCTTCCGCGCGGCCGCCAACATCTGCGACGAGGAAGTGCCTCTCAAGAACGGCGGCACGGAGCCCCGGTACACCTGCAACGGCGTGGTGGACACCGAAGGCGAACCCTTCCAGATTCTGAGCGACATGCTCAGTTCCTGCGGGGGATCACTCGACGTGGCCGGCGGCAGATGGAATCTGCGCGTTGCCTCGGCAAGCCCCGTGGTGGCCGATGTGCGCCAGAGCATGGCGCGCGCCAGCGTGAGCGTACAGCCGCGCCGCAACAGGACGGACCTGTTCAATGCGGTGCGCGGAACGTTCATCTGCGTCGAACAGAAGTGGCAGCCCACGGACTACCCGTTCGTGACCAACGACGAGTACGTGCAGCAGGACGGCGGGCACGTGATCTACACCGAGCTCGACCTGCCGTTTACCCGCTACCCCGCCACGGCGCAGCGGCTGGCCAAGATGTATCTGGAGCGGCACCGCCTCCAGTCCACCGTCGATTTTCCGGGAAACCTGTCCCTGTTGCCGCTGGTGCCGGGGGAGCCGGTCAACCTACACTTGCCCGAGTGCTGGGAAGGGGGCGCCAAGTACCGCATTGCCGAATGGCGTCTGGCGGACGACGGCCTCGGCGTGGACCTCACGCTCCAGCAGGATGACGACCGCGCCTACCAGTGGGACCCCGAAGTGGATGAACAGGACATGCCCGAGGCTCCGGAGGTGGAGGCCCCCAACGGAGCGGACACCACGCCGCCGTCGCCGGTGGAGGAACTGGCTGTGTCCGGCGGCAGCGGTCAGGCAACCATCACGTGGATATGCCCCATGGACGAGGACTTCGAGCGCAGCCGCGTCTACCGGCACACCGCCGACGACTATGCCGCGGCCGAGCTGGCGGGGCTCGTCTACTCCCTGCCCGGCGAAAACGCCGGCTGGACCGACACCGGGCTGGCCGCCGGAACCTATTACTATTGGGTCCGCACCGAGGACGAAACCGAAAACCGCAGCGAGTACGGCGTGGCCGTCAGCGCCGTGGTCACTTAG
- a CDS encoding DUF6950 family protein, with protein sequence MGKTEVRLIRRPDWEARLVSFVESRSTAQFRWGEHDCCLFACDAIEAITGVDPGEWFRGRYSDRHGAVVSLRRFCDGGLEEAMVRIAHDLNAPEVAPAYARRGDAVFLRQTNGIPSFGICMGAEVAVAALPAGVAMLPGALTLRAWRVG encoded by the coding sequence ATGGGGAAAACAGAAGTACGACTGATTCGCCGTCCGGACTGGGAGGCCCGCCTCGTTTCGTTCGTGGAGTCCCGCAGCACGGCGCAGTTCCGATGGGGCGAACACGACTGCTGCCTGTTCGCGTGCGACGCCATCGAGGCCATCACGGGCGTGGACCCGGGCGAGTGGTTCCGGGGCCGATATTCCGACAGGCACGGGGCGGTCGTGTCGCTTCGCCGGTTCTGCGACGGGGGGCTTGAAGAAGCCATGGTCCGGATCGCCCATGATCTGAACGCGCCGGAGGTTGCGCCCGCGTATGCCCGGCGCGGCGACGCGGTGTTTCTGCGGCAGACAAACGGCATCCCCAGCTTCGGCATCTGCATGGGGGCTGAGGTGGCCGTGGCCGCCCTGCCCGCCGGAGTGGCCATGCTGCCCGGCGCGCTGACGCTTCGCGCATGGAGGGTCGGCTGA
- a CDS encoding phage tail tape measure protein — protein sequence MPETQIIISAKDMATSQLRKAGLAVDALTRRAMTLQNAFVAAGGAMFLRDVTQRFEQYEVSLRDMSKVTDQSLQEIDSQLGELPHSLGTMTELVQGYYQTISAGVKEPAAAMEMLTASAQSSKGAHVSQSKTIKALTKVMKGLEGEFRDASDAADLLFSIEKEGQTSFAELVPVIGDVAAISGLLGVKAEEMGAALAAISQTAGTTSQAATQYRAILMGLIKPQERMRDLLESMNVASGEALVQQYGLAGALREVKQRADASGMSMGRLFESSEALTGMAPMLADDFETYGQALDQMERRQGRAARAFHDFEETLRASRERFQNTLDATMLDLGEDIAPDLKQTLNGLSDWLDQNGDKLVTTLGGAARHAGDFAEIVGRVFDKTITGWNQLPDVVQEIGLIGAIVGGAKARAAIVLVSAAIGQIKDTFDEGKKVTDRDKINAVMRQEMNFLANRRKRLAELSGQSLETQGPAIRKQIAESEARIKRLTDRLAEMRRKAGEERRQAEHDFRVLDNRSGQADRDTPAPTNDPPPHPSPTPTNVERSGPSASALAAQKAALEQRKQVLTEFNVEYQRMSLGRYDYEMKLIEDEAKRFEQAGADKVKVNRWASEQILQIEDERAAAQKRQHEMQLAESDSMIDGLILGASRYERYSQTAAESIADVYEGAFRRVEQLGTDMVFNMKGDLSDLTNLVKQVAQEIFRINVMKPLTSSLASGVGSFFGDLFSGGDASGGGNQSTKLAGADAAYANGGVSVGPQLAWVSEGRYRKEAHVPLPDGRTIPVTIRGSGGGGGVVFNIDSSVHVAGDVSEKNMALIQAASNRAARDGAELALKRLRTDPGKRRWAMGG from the coding sequence ATGCCGGAAACTCAGATAATTATTAGCGCAAAAGACATGGCAACGAGCCAGCTCCGCAAGGCGGGGCTGGCCGTTGATGCGCTCACGCGCCGGGCCATGACGTTGCAGAACGCGTTCGTGGCTGCGGGCGGCGCCATGTTCCTGCGGGACGTGACCCAGCGGTTCGAGCAGTACGAGGTGAGCCTGCGCGACATGTCCAAGGTCACCGACCAGTCGCTGCAGGAGATCGACTCGCAGCTTGGCGAACTGCCGCACTCGCTCGGCACCATGACCGAGCTGGTGCAGGGATACTACCAGACCATCTCGGCGGGAGTGAAGGAGCCGGCCGCCGCCATGGAGATGCTCACCGCTTCGGCGCAGTCTTCCAAGGGAGCGCACGTTTCGCAGTCCAAGACCATCAAGGCGCTCACCAAGGTCATGAAGGGCCTGGAAGGTGAATTCCGGGATGCCTCGGACGCGGCGGATCTGCTGTTCTCCATCGAGAAGGAGGGGCAGACCAGTTTTGCGGAGCTCGTGCCGGTCATCGGCGACGTGGCCGCCATCTCCGGCCTGCTCGGCGTCAAGGCGGAAGAGATGGGCGCGGCGCTGGCAGCCATCTCCCAGACCGCCGGAACCACCTCGCAGGCCGCCACTCAGTACCGCGCCATTTTGATGGGACTGATCAAGCCGCAGGAGCGCATGCGGGATCTGCTCGAATCCATGAACGTGGCCAGCGGCGAGGCGCTTGTCCAACAATACGGCCTTGCCGGGGCATTGCGGGAGGTCAAGCAGCGCGCCGACGCCAGCGGCATGAGCATGGGCCGTCTGTTCGAATCGTCCGAGGCCCTGACCGGCATGGCCCCTATGCTTGCCGATGACTTCGAAACCTACGGGCAGGCTCTTGACCAGATGGAACGACGACAGGGACGCGCCGCCCGGGCGTTCCACGACTTTGAAGAAACCCTTCGCGCCAGCCGCGAACGTTTTCAGAATACCCTCGACGCCACCATGCTTGATCTGGGCGAGGACATTGCGCCGGACCTCAAACAGACCCTGAACGGCCTGTCCGACTGGCTGGACCAGAACGGCGACAAGCTCGTGACCACGCTCGGCGGTGCAGCCCGCCACGCCGGCGACTTTGCCGAGATCGTGGGCAGGGTGTTCGACAAAACCATTACGGGGTGGAACCAACTGCCCGACGTGGTGCAGGAGATCGGCCTCATCGGCGCCATCGTGGGCGGGGCCAAGGCCCGGGCCGCCATTGTGCTTGTCTCCGCCGCCATCGGGCAGATCAAGGATACCTTCGATGAAGGCAAGAAGGTCACGGACCGGGATAAAATCAATGCCGTCATGCGGCAGGAGATGAACTTTCTGGCCAACCGCCGCAAGCGGCTGGCCGAGCTGAGCGGCCAGTCCCTGGAAACCCAAGGCCCCGCCATCCGCAAACAGATTGCCGAGTCGGAAGCGCGGATCAAGCGCCTCACCGACAGGCTGGCCGAAATGCGCCGCAAGGCCGGTGAAGAGCGCCGGCAGGCCGAACATGATTTCCGGGTGCTGGACAACCGCAGCGGGCAGGCAGACAGGGACACCCCCGCCCCCACCAACGACCCTCCCCCCCATCCGTCGCCGACTCCCACCAACGTGGAACGGTCCGGACCGAGCGCCAGCGCGCTGGCCGCGCAGAAGGCCGCACTGGAGCAGCGCAAGCAGGTGCTGACCGAGTTCAATGTCGAGTATCAGCGCATGTCTCTGGGCAGATACGACTACGAAATGAAGCTCATCGAGGATGAAGCCAAGCGCTTTGAGCAGGCCGGGGCCGACAAGGTGAAGGTGAACCGCTGGGCTTCCGAACAGATTCTCCAGATCGAGGACGAACGGGCCGCAGCGCAAAAGCGTCAGCACGAAATGCAGCTGGCGGAGTCGGACAGCATGATTGACGGGCTCATCCTCGGGGCGTCGCGATACGAACGCTATTCACAGACCGCCGCGGAAAGCATCGCGGACGTTTACGAAGGAGCGTTTCGCCGTGTTGAACAGCTCGGCACCGACATGGTTTTCAATATGAAAGGAGACCTGAGCGACCTGACCAATTTGGTGAAGCAGGTGGCGCAGGAAATATTTCGCATCAACGTCATGAAGCCGCTGACCAGCAGCCTTGCCTCCGGCGTAGGCAGCTTTTTCGGAGACCTGTTCAGCGGTGGCGACGCCTCCGGGGGCGGCAACCAGTCCACCAAACTCGCCGGCGCGGATGCCGCCTACGCCAACGGCGGCGTCTCCGTCGGCCCGCAGCTGGCATGGGTCTCCGAAGGCCGCTACCGCAAGGAGGCGCATGTGCCGCTTCCGGACGGTCGCACCATCCCTGTCACCATTCGCGGCTCGGGCGGCGGTGGCGGCGTGGTCTTCAACATCGACTCCAGCGTGCATGTCGCGGGCGACGTGTCCGAAAAAAACATGGCGCTGATTCAGGCGGCCAGCAATCGGGCCGCCCGGGACGGTGCGGAGCTGGCGCTCAAGCGTCTGCGCACCGACCCCGGCAAACGCCGCTGGGCAATGGGAGGATAG
- a CDS encoding phage tail tube protein, giving the protein MGRQARGYKSAVTVDFEATYGVRPGVKRAFRVPIRSFEVAESRDQTPDEILTGSRNPVAPDEGLTDERGSADVPVDAHSFGIWLRGLFGLPATEPVPALTLDAGNAVDKGSGKVGLPATGHGLAAGAPVLISGTTGYDGAYSLATETTDNELVIAAPYAAEVFDGTETVQLARVVTLLGDAADRGDGTVALPSKGHGLPVGAQVVISGTVNYDGTHVVRRGSGLDAIVITAAYVEEAFDDTPTASAGFFDHTYVVVDDMPSFLAEKAFPDLPLYAVCEGLKLNSLGLSVGESGAMSASLDIVGRGESDSTQPYDASAVRLPLHKFQQRQARILEDGVLLADRLKTFSLDVSNDLDTEDGYTIGADGRRGSLSEGLMTLSGQMTALFKDTRFLEASNTGDRKRLEILLVNNGYQLSLLLPECLYQRNTPAISGPKGVKEEFSYSAFHDVASEGSGLVVRLRNEIKTWEE; this is encoded by the coding sequence ATGGGTAGACAGGCAAGAGGATACAAAAGCGCGGTGACGGTGGACTTCGAAGCCACCTACGGCGTGCGGCCCGGCGTCAAGAGGGCGTTTCGGGTCCCGATCCGATCATTTGAGGTGGCCGAGTCGCGCGACCAGACGCCGGACGAAATCCTGACCGGCTCACGCAACCCGGTGGCGCCGGACGAAGGGCTCACCGACGAGCGCGGCAGCGCCGACGTCCCCGTTGACGCGCATTCCTTCGGCATCTGGCTGCGCGGCCTGTTCGGCCTGCCGGCCACCGAGCCCGTCCCAGCCCTGACGCTGGACGCGGGCAACGCCGTGGACAAAGGCTCCGGCAAGGTGGGCCTGCCCGCCACCGGACACGGCCTCGCCGCAGGCGCTCCCGTACTCATCTCCGGCACCACCGGCTACGACGGCGCGTACTCGCTGGCCACCGAGACCACGGACAACGAACTGGTGATTGCCGCCCCGTATGCCGCCGAAGTGTTTGACGGCACCGAAACCGTCCAGCTGGCCCGGGTCGTGACGCTGCTCGGCGATGCGGCGGATCGCGGCGACGGCACGGTGGCGCTGCCCAGCAAGGGGCACGGCCTGCCGGTCGGCGCGCAAGTCGTCATCTCCGGCACGGTCAATTATGACGGCACGCACGTCGTGCGCCGGGGATCCGGTCTGGATGCAATCGTGATCACGGCCGCCTACGTCGAAGAAGCGTTCGACGACACCCCGACCGCCAGCGCCGGCTTCTTCGATCACACCTATGTGGTGGTTGACGACATGCCCAGCTTCCTCGCCGAGAAGGCTTTTCCGGACCTGCCGCTCTACGCCGTGTGCGAAGGCCTCAAGCTCAACTCGCTGGGCCTGAGCGTGGGCGAATCAGGCGCCATGTCGGCCAGTCTGGATATCGTCGGCCGCGGCGAAAGCGACTCCACCCAGCCCTATGACGCCTCCGCCGTCCGCCTGCCGCTGCACAAGTTCCAGCAGCGTCAGGCGCGGATTCTTGAAGACGGCGTGCTGCTCGCTGACCGGCTCAAGACGTTTTCGCTGGACGTATCAAACGATCTGGACACCGAGGACGGCTACACCATCGGCGCCGACGGCCGTCGCGGCTCTCTCTCCGAGGGCCTCATGACGCTGTCCGGACAGATGACCGCCCTGTTCAAGGATACGCGGTTTCTTGAAGCATCGAACACCGGCGACCGCAAGCGGCTGGAGATCCTGCTGGTGAACAACGGCTATCAGCTGTCCCTGTTGCTGCCCGAATGCCTGTATCAGCGAAACACTCCGGCTATCTCCGGTCCCAAGGGCGTGAAGGAAGAATTCAGTTACAGCGCCTTCCACGACGTTGCCTCCGAAGGCAGCGGGCTCGTGGTGCGGCTGCGCAACGAAATCAAGACCTGGGAGGAATAG
- a CDS encoding glycoside hydrolase family 108 protein translates to MNSLEYALTFVLEHEGGYVNDPDDPGGETKFGISARAYPDVDIAALTRAGAKEIYRRDYWHAQNCDQMPAHVALVMFDTAVNLGLRPAGRILQRSINALFIDGEVVPSLVVDGVTGTRTIGTMDFYVGSSRTRSLLLAKDILVNRMDHYRDICRKRPASMKYLLGWTGRVTELNRRLQEV, encoded by the coding sequence ATGAACAGTCTTGAATACGCACTCACCTTCGTGCTTGAGCACGAGGGCGGCTACGTGAACGACCCGGACGACCCGGGCGGGGAAACTAAATTCGGCATCTCCGCGCGGGCGTACCCCGACGTGGATATCGCGGCCCTGACCCGTGCGGGCGCCAAGGAAATATATCGCCGCGACTACTGGCACGCCCAGAATTGCGACCAGATGCCCGCCCATGTGGCGCTGGTCATGTTCGACACGGCGGTCAACCTCGGTCTCCGTCCGGCCGGTCGGATCCTCCAGCGAAGCATCAACGCCCTGTTCATCGACGGCGAAGTAGTCCCGTCGCTGGTGGTGGACGGCGTGACCGGCACCCGCACCATTGGCACCATGGACTTCTACGTCGGCAGCTCCCGCACCCGCTCGCTGCTGCTGGCCAAGGACATTCTGGTCAACCGAATGGACCACTACCGGGACATCTGCCGGAAGCGGCCCGCAAGCATGAAATACCTGCTCGGGTGGACGGGACGCGTCACCGAGCTCAACCGCAGACTGCAGGAGGTCTGA
- a CDS encoding phage holin family protein produces MQSDSFLDAILTLRALCAPVADQFGLKAIGGTCLGVVGWLLGGFDLPFGALTILFCADYLLGFSRAFYERRLSLAKMRKGIGKFLLYVIAVAIAHVLDLAISTSWLQSPARDLMIAYLAINEFLSAADHLAALGIRLPAWLMERLRHCRDSGDPRRAL; encoded by the coding sequence ATGCAAAGCGACAGTTTCCTCGACGCCATCCTCACCCTGCGCGCCCTCTGCGCTCCCGTTGCCGATCAGTTCGGGCTCAAGGCCATCGGCGGCACCTGCCTCGGCGTCGTGGGCTGGCTGCTCGGCGGGTTCGACCTGCCGTTCGGCGCCCTTACGATTCTGTTCTGCGCCGACTACCTGCTGGGCTTTTCGCGCGCCTTCTATGAAAGGCGTCTGTCGCTGGCGAAGATGCGCAAGGGCATCGGCAAGTTTCTGCTCTACGTCATCGCCGTCGCCATTGCCCACGTGCTGGACCTGGCCATTTCCACGAGCTGGCTCCAGAGTCCCGCGCGGGATCTGATGATCGCGTATCTGGCCATCAACGAATTTCTCTCCGCAGCGGACCATCTCGCCGCGCTGGGCATCCGTCTGCCCGCATGGCTCATGGAGCGGCTGCGCCACTGCCGGGACTCCGGCGATCCCAGGAGGGCTTTATGA
- a CDS encoding major capsid protein codes for MTFVYNPFDIYTMMGVVERFPHFPGLFKELFFSKRNALETNTVELELVVGGKEVIPVVSEVSRGKVVDATSRESRIVKAPRLRPKLPYSGADLLKEKVPGTAPSSPGAPMDRVEAKLAADLKNLDDRLELTYELYCAMALTGEITLSGEDAKVHIDYLMPADNKLALSGTALWSDPGADPEGQFEDWYNVILEASSCGMDTVVLGTNAWKHFRDRIADKLDNRRLDVGELSPRVKSLYKGNVNGVDIYVYGGTYQEDGVAKQLLHPDYAVAGSRSSDNSIEFGLPNDLKCPGPCEKFVKTYEENDPSALFVLMESRPVPLPKNPGAFMYNKVV; via the coding sequence ATGACTTTTGTATACAACCCGTTCGACATCTACACCATGATGGGTGTGGTGGAGCGGTTCCCGCATTTCCCGGGACTGTTCAAGGAACTGTTTTTCAGCAAGCGCAATGCGCTTGAGACCAATACCGTGGAACTGGAGCTCGTGGTCGGCGGCAAGGAAGTTATTCCCGTCGTCTCCGAGGTTTCGCGCGGTAAGGTCGTGGACGCCACGTCTCGGGAAAGCCGCATCGTCAAGGCTCCCCGGCTGCGCCCCAAACTGCCTTATTCCGGAGCGGACCTGTTGAAGGAAAAGGTTCCGGGAACCGCGCCCAGCAGCCCCGGCGCTCCGATGGACCGCGTCGAAGCCAAGCTGGCCGCCGACCTCAAGAACCTCGACGACCGGCTGGAGCTGACCTACGAACTGTACTGCGCCATGGCCCTGACCGGCGAGATCACCCTCTCCGGCGAAGACGCCAAGGTGCACATCGACTACCTCATGCCCGCCGACAACAAGCTGGCCCTGTCCGGCACCGCCCTGTGGTCCGATCCCGGCGCCGATCCCGAGGGCCAGTTCGAGGACTGGTACAACGTGATCCTCGAAGCCTCCAGCTGCGGCATGGACACCGTGGTGCTGGGCACAAACGCGTGGAAGCATTTCCGCGACCGCATCGCCGACAAGCTGGACAACCGCCGCCTTGACGTGGGCGAACTCTCGCCCCGCGTCAAGAGCCTGTACAAGGGCAACGTCAACGGCGTGGACATCTACGTCTACGGCGGCACGTATCAGGAAGACGGCGTGGCCAAGCAGCTGCTGCACCCGGACTATGCCGTGGCCGGCAGCCGCAGCTCCGACAACTCCATCGAGTTCGGCCTGCCCAACGACCTCAAGTGCCCCGGCCCCTGCGAGAAGTTCGTCAAGACGTACGAAGAAAACGACCCCTCTGCGCTGTTCGTCTTGATGGAATCCCGCCCGGTGCCGCTGCCCAAGAACCCCGGCGCGTTCATGTACAACAAGGTGGTGTAG
- a CDS encoding head decoration protein, translating into MNYGVESISRVVRKLVGDHQPIMDSVQLKSTGAEYTLESGTVLGVITAEDKHVQLDPAAADGSDAAVCVLAMDVTVPAAGDEAAPVYIHGEMLEDGLIWPDGITEAEKKTAIAQLRGVGLFVI; encoded by the coding sequence ATGAACTACGGCGTCGAATCCATATCCCGCGTTGTCAGAAAGCTCGTGGGCGACCATCAGCCCATCATGGACAGCGTGCAGCTCAAGTCCACCGGAGCCGAGTACACGCTCGAATCCGGCACCGTGCTCGGAGTGATCACCGCCGAGGACAAACACGTGCAGCTCGATCCGGCGGCCGCGGACGGCAGCGATGCCGCTGTCTGCGTTCTGGCCATGGACGTCACGGTTCCCGCAGCCGGCGACGAGGCGGCACCCGTCTACATCCACGGCGAGATGCTTGAAGACGGCCTGATCTGGCCCGACGGCATCACCGAAGCCGAGAAGAAAACCGCCATCGCCCAGCTTCGCGGCGTGGGCCTGTTCGTGATCTAG
- a CDS encoding S49 family peptidase, producing MQPDPTDLFGSSWAITEDALAGVLHAVRDKETASLVFPGSDAETVPYKVDGGVAVIPVTGSLSRRSWFRQSYSGIRKSVSAALGDDSVHAILLDTDSPGGTVAGVYELGEYLREANAVKPIYSLANSQMTSAAYWVGSAGGRVYASAPTASVGSIGVLRLHMDWSKFNDKVGITPTWLHAGAYKALGNPDEPLSQKARDCMQASLDGNYRLFVETVAQNMGLAPEKANDWADGQVFRAEDALGLGLVKGIMPKEQLIKLIKEETMSKTAKELRAEYPEAVREIVASVSQDEQAKVRKELDEAVTKAATDSTERVMSIVEALLDEKASARIKACVEAGLTAEQVTALGVIPQKDGPQQNGEDPAKQDADTQQPEDSRASILQGLHAAMQDNVDPGGARADNAEAAREAGIDRMVKHATR from the coding sequence ATGCAGCCTGATCCCACCGACCTGTTCGGCTCGTCGTGGGCCATCACCGAAGACGCTCTTGCCGGAGTCCTGCACGCCGTCCGGGACAAGGAAACGGCGTCGCTGGTTTTTCCGGGAAGCGATGCGGAAACCGTGCCTTACAAGGTGGATGGCGGCGTGGCCGTGATCCCCGTCACGGGCAGCCTCTCGCGGCGCTCGTGGTTCCGTCAGTCGTACAGCGGCATTCGCAAGTCCGTTTCGGCGGCGCTGGGGGATGATTCCGTCCACGCCATTCTGCTCGACACGGACTCCCCGGGCGGGACCGTGGCCGGGGTGTACGAGCTTGGCGAATATCTTCGCGAGGCGAACGCGGTCAAACCCATCTACTCGCTGGCCAACAGCCAGATGACCAGCGCGGCCTACTGGGTGGGCAGCGCCGGCGGCCGCGTCTACGCCAGCGCCCCCACGGCCTCGGTCGGCTCCATCGGCGTGCTCCGCCTGCACATGGACTGGAGCAAGTTCAACGACAAGGTGGGCATCACCCCCACCTGGCTCCACGCCGGTGCATACAAGGCGCTGGGCAACCCCGATGAACCCTTGAGCCAGAAAGCGCGCGACTGCATGCAGGCCAGCCTTGACGGCAACTACCGCCTGTTCGTGGAGACCGTCGCCCAGAACATGGGGCTGGCCCCGGAAAAGGCGAACGACTGGGCGGACGGACAAGTTTTCCGAGCTGAGGACGCTCTCGGACTCGGCCTGGTGAAGGGCATCATGCCCAAGGAACAGCTCATCAAACTCATCAAGGAGGAGACCATGAGCAAAACGGCAAAGGAATTGCGGGCCGAATACCCCGAGGCGGTCCGCGAAATCGTGGCCAGCGTCAGTCAGGACGAACAGGCCAAGGTTCGCAAGGAGCTGGACGAGGCGGTGACCAAGGCCGCCACCGATTCCACCGAACGCGTCATGAGCATTGTCGAAGCCCTGCTCGACGAAAAGGCAAGCGCCCGCATCAAGGCCTGCGTCGAAGCCGGCCTGACCGCTGAACAGGTCACGGCGCTCGGTGTCATCCCGCAGAAGGACGGGCCGCAGCAGAACGGAGAAGATCCGGCCAAGCAGGACGCGGACACGCAGCAGCCCGAAGACTCTCGCGCCTCCATCCTGCAGGGCCTTCATGCCGCCATGCAGGACAACGTGGACCCGGGCGGCGCACGCGCTGACAACGCAGAGGCGGCCCGCGAGGCCGGTATCGACCGCATGGTCAAGCACGCAACCCGCTAG